The DNA sequence ACATCACCTTAACTACACCAACTAAaattacacacatatacatacaccaTACTTGTATCTATATGTAAAAATGGAAGCTGAAGCTGCAGCAAAGAGAGGGTACAGCAAGAGCAGCAAATTGGGTGCTTCGAGTTCgttgaagaagaagagaaagccACTGTCGGATCTTACTAATTCCGCAAATCCTAACCCTAATTCTTCAAATTCATTGAAAAAACCTAGTAATTTCAGGTCTAAACTTCTCTCTCCGGCTCTTAATTGCTCTAATCTATCTGATTCCAGCATTGGTTCCTCAAATTTCAACACCCCTGTTCCtggtaatctctctctctctctctctctctctctctctctctctctctctccctctctctccccctccctctcccctctccctctccctctccccctctctctccctctcccccctcTCTTCCCCCTCtctctgtgtatatatatatcttatgtaTGTGTGTGAATTGAATTTGTGCTATATTTTATGCATTTGTGAATCTGCGGTTTATGAATTCATGCCTGTTGTATTTGAGGTGTGAGTTCATGCAATTACGTCTGCTTactgtatatatatgtactgtATTACAGTTTTTGATGTTTTAAGTGCTGCTAAATTAAAGTTTTATATGGCTTTGTGTGTGAAGTTATCATGTCTTTCGGATGAAATAGATGCAGACAATACAATCAATACATATTGTTTGTGCATAGTTGTGGATAGAGTTTTTTTAATGCACTTATAAGCTGTGGATTAAATTATTGCTCCAGCGACTAACAAGTAACAGATGGCAATGAACTTAAGTTGCAAAAATAGTCTggaatttgtatttttattgtaGGTTTTAGTGAAAGGCATGATTTCTAATTGGTGTGATGTTATGTTTAGAATGGTAAAGTACTTGTTTAAACGCTAGCATCATTATGTAGGTTATCAGGGTAAAAGAAAGGATGCTGGTCTATCAGTCGGTGCTCTTATGCGAGTGAAACAAGAGATTGGTGAAAGAACAAGCATCCCTTATTCTGCTGCTTTGAATTTTCCTCCAGTGGAGAAGACAAAGGATAAAGGAAAGGCTACTATTGCTGCACATGTGGAGAAGACAAAGGATAGAGGGAAGACTACTATTCCCGCTCATGCGGAAAATACAAAGAGTAAAGGGAAGGCTATTATTGCTCCTCGTGTGGAGAAGACAATGGAGAAAGGGAAGGCTACTATTGTTCCTTATGCGGAGAATACAAAGGATAAAGGGAATGCAGTTGATGTAGCTTTCAAAGTTCTTGCAGGAGAGAAAACGAGGGATAAATCGAAGGGAGTAGCTGGATATGTCAGTAATCATGCTTTGCTTAATCAACAAAGTGAAGGGGAAGGTATTGCTTTGTCTCGCGGTAACATTTGTTTGGAGAGTGCAAAggacaaaggaaagaaaaatgACGCTACGCCTTGTTTGCCTTCTCTAGCTAAAACAAAAGATAAAGGCAAAACAATTGTTACAGCTGCAGGTTTCCCGACTCTGAAGAAAAGAAAGGAGAAAGGTCAGGGGGTCTCTTTTTCATATAGTTGCCCTCCTCCTCTGCCTAAGGGTAGACATATTCGGTGGGTAACCTTCACACACCTCTCTCTTGGCACACATGTTAGTCACTCTCAGGGTCATGGTTTTATGTTTTGCTGAGGCCTGAAAGAGTCAGAATATTTAAAACTTGTTTGTAAGACATTGTACGCTATGGAAGCATAGAATAAAAATGACAGAAATAAAAGGAATGGAACAATACATACATATCTAAGGACAGTGTAGATTCAAGCTTGATTAGAGATAGATTTAATCTCGAGAGACGCATATTTGCATGATGGTATTTTAGAGCCCCCAAATTTATTGCTCATTTACTTTGCACTTGTACAGATAAAATATACATTCACTGACCTAATGTGCTGGATATTATAAACATATTCTGATCTTATCAAACAATTTCTTTATTATTCCTTTGTATTCTTCTTTGAAATTCCAGTAGTAGCTTGCTGCTGTTTGTAACCTTCTTGGCTCTATCGTCTTTACTAGAATGTTGACTCTAACACCATAAGTATGTCAGTAGTATACAAAGTTCTGTTCGACTTTAATTTGTTTGGCTGCTCATGAcctttaatattgtaatataagtCCTAGGTGCAAAGGTATTTCTAAATAACAGTATTATAGGTTAAACGAACATAATTCTTGGGGTTCCTTAAGATCTGCACTTCTATGTCCATGGTTCTGCCCATATGTAGTTACAGGTTTGCGACAGACCATTTTTTCctattctttaagtttgctgagTATGGGTTGTTTATTAGAAGAGttgaaattttgtaatttagatAGTAAGATTTTGTACTCGAAAACTTTACATATTTGTATAGTTCTTAAGTATTTATGCTTTTCTTTGTGTTCTTTTATCATCCTAGGAATGAGCTCAATGGATCTGGAGATAGTGAACCATCTGAATTCCGTACAGATCCTCATATGATGCATAAAAAGGTCCGTTCAACTGTTTACTGTCTGCTCACAGATGTAAATTACTATTTCTCAACATCTTGCATAATTGGTCTTGGCCATAATGATTTTGCTCACCCAGTGATTATTTATGTACTACCATTAATTTCAGTTTTATTATCAGACTGATTGTGAGCTGGAGGAAACTTTATTGGACCGATCGCATTTTAATTCGGTTTTCAAGACAGTCTGAGACAAAAAAATTGTTGTAgcttgtaatattttattagcaCGCATCAGTTAATGCTTTTTTGGTCTATCTACTAATTCTTCGTTGCTTTAGTTTTCAATATTTTTGGAGCTTGATCTCGTATTCTTATCTGTGTTGTTAATCTGAAGTAAAACTTAAATTTGCAGAAGAGACGTTGCATGCCGCGTGACCAAGATACTCTAGAATGTATCttaccatcagattttattgagaAACAGAGAGCCTATTTCAAGGAGGTTGATGAGTTTGAACTATTGGAGGAAGAGGCTTCAGATAATGAAAAATAGATTACAAGAGGAGAATCGATGTTATAAAGAAATAGGTATTTTAACCTGTCATTTTACAGTTAAACATGTATAGGCTGTTAGTCTCTCGATGTTGCCTTATCCTGCCTGAAAGTAGATACAAATGTTACTTCCCACGAATTCTGTTGTACAGTGCCTTGTAATGCAGATGTGTGGAATCATTAGGCCATAAAGAAACAGTTCCTGCAATACCAAACATAAATACAGTGACTGCATTTTCAGCTTGTAGACATAATTGACTTGTTTATATAATTGGGGTGTATGCTGCCATagaaaattgatatatatatatatatatatagttctgTTATACTTGTCATTGATTACtgcttaaaatattta is a window from the Daucus carota subsp. sativus chromosome 8, DH1 v3.0, whole genome shotgun sequence genome containing:
- the LOC108200100 gene encoding uncharacterized protein LOC108200100, translated to MEAEAAAKRGYSKSSKLGASSSLKKKRKPLSDLTNSANPNPNSSNSLKKPSNFRSKLLSPALNCSNLSDSSIGSSNFNTPVPGYQGKRKDAGLSVGALMRVKQEIGERTSIPYSAALNFPPVEKTKDKGKATIAAHVEKTKDRGKTTIPAHAENTKSKGKAIIAPRVEKTMEKGKATIVPYAENTKDKGNAVDVAFKVLAGEKTRDKSKGVAGYVSNHALLNQQSEGEGIALSRGNICLESAKDKGKKNDATPCLPSLAKTKDKGKTIVTAAGFPTLKKRKEKGQGVSFSYSCPPPLPKGRHIRNELNGSGDSEPSEFRTDPHMMHKKKRRCMPRDQDTLECILPSDFIEKQRAYFKEVDEFELLEEEASDNEK